In the Bacteroidales bacterium genome, one interval contains:
- a CDS encoding ABC transporter ATP-binding protein, translating to MIPLLEINELTISFQGNEQSNKAIDNISLKIYRGETLGIVGESGSGKSLTSLAIMQLLSKQAQLNAGEIILHLKDTEKINLTQLSEKELRRLRGNHIAMIFQEPMTSLNPVMTCGKQVSEILLLHKDLSKKEAKEKTLQLFEEVKLPRTQSVYKAYPHELSGGQKQRIMIAMAMACEPALLIADEPTTALDVSVQQSILNLIQQLKEKYNTTTIFISHDLNLVSNIADQIAVIHQGKIVEKGSTKEIFSNPKHPYTKGLLGCRPPRNKRLKRLPLMEDFLNEKAKDRLSYLLGEENVISSEEREKRQIDLYNQEPLLEVKNLTLSYPLKKSIFGKVLTEVKAVDQVGFYLFRGETLGLVGESGCGKTSLSRSLLLLNKPTAGNILFEGKEILTFTAKEIKTFRKKVQIIFQDPYGSLNPRITAGAAIMEPMVAHNLHKKPDRKQKTIELLEKVGLGADSFNRYPHEFSGGQRQRISIARALAVEPEFIICDESVSALDVSVQAQILNLLNQLKEELKLTYLFISHDLSVVRYMSDRIMVMEEGKIIETKEADELFTKPGQPYTQKLLAAIPKQKA from the coding sequence CAAAACAAGCTCAACTGAATGCTGGTGAAATTATACTGCATCTCAAAGATACGGAAAAAATAAACTTGACTCAACTGAGCGAAAAGGAATTACGAAGATTACGCGGAAATCATATTGCGATGATTTTCCAAGAACCTATGACTTCCTTAAATCCTGTAATGACTTGCGGAAAGCAAGTGAGTGAAATATTATTATTGCATAAAGATTTATCGAAAAAAGAGGCCAAAGAAAAAACACTACAACTTTTTGAGGAAGTGAAACTGCCGAGAACTCAATCGGTGTACAAAGCCTATCCTCACGAATTATCTGGAGGTCAAAAACAGCGTATAATGATTGCAATGGCTATGGCTTGCGAACCCGCTCTTTTAATTGCTGATGAACCCACAACAGCTTTAGATGTGAGTGTACAGCAATCTATTCTGAATTTGATTCAGCAATTGAAAGAAAAATACAATACTACTACTATTTTCATTTCTCACGACTTGAATTTAGTTTCTAATATTGCAGATCAAATAGCCGTAATTCATCAGGGAAAGATTGTTGAAAAAGGCTCTACAAAAGAGATTTTCTCTAATCCAAAACACCCTTATACCAAAGGATTATTGGGTTGCCGACCTCCACGAAACAAGCGATTAAAACGACTTCCTTTGATGGAAGATTTTTTGAACGAAAAAGCAAAGGATCGATTGTCCTATTTATTGGGCGAAGAAAATGTAATCTCATCAGAAGAACGAGAAAAAAGGCAAATCGATTTATACAATCAAGAACCTCTTTTAGAGGTAAAGAATTTAACGTTAAGCTATCCGCTAAAAAAATCCATTTTTGGTAAAGTTCTAACCGAAGTTAAAGCTGTTGATCAAGTAGGTTTTTATCTTTTTCGAGGAGAAACTTTAGGCTTAGTCGGAGAATCGGGCTGTGGAAAAACCAGTTTAAGTCGGAGTTTATTATTGCTGAATAAACCAACTGCTGGAAATATCCTATTTGAAGGAAAAGAAATATTAACGTTTACAGCGAAAGAGATTAAAACCTTTCGAAAAAAAGTCCAGATTATCTTTCAAGACCCCTATGGATCTCTTAATCCAAGAATAACAGCTGGGGCTGCAATTATGGAACCGATGGTTGCACATAATTTGCATAAAAAGCCAGACAGAAAACAAAAGACGATTGAATTATTAGAGAAAGTTGGGCTTGGTGCTGATAGTTTTAATCGTTATCCCCACGAATTTTCGGGAGGACAACGCCAAAGAATTTCAATCGCGAGAGCTTTAGCTGTAGAACCCGAGTTCATCATCTGTGATGAAAGTGTTTCGGCTCTTGACGTTTCCGTTCAAGCACAAATTCTCAATCTTTTAAACCAATTAAAAGAAGAATTGAAACTTACTTATCTTTTTATTTCGCACGATTTATCGGTAGTACGTTATATGTCGGATCGGATTATGGTAATGGAGGAAGGAAAGATAATTGAAACCAAAGAAGCCGACGAACTATTTACCAAACCCGGACAGCCTTACACCCAAAAACTCCTTGCCGCTATTCCAAAACAAAAGGCATAA